A single window of Gossypium arboreum isolate Shixiya-1 chromosome 13, ASM2569848v2, whole genome shotgun sequence DNA harbors:
- the LOC108478090 gene encoding probable 2-oxoglutarate-dependent dioxygenase AOP1, with the protein MSAAAKIEFPVIEFRSSDLERGTNGWHRLCKKVREACETFGCFEVVYDTISTEVREEMFRLMKELVEVPVERKQKNVLPPPTHGWVGPSSHVSPLYEGFGLGDVSNYDSVKNFAQLMWPEGHPRFCDTTHTMGTQLEVLNKLIWLMLIDSYGLGDDSLKMNYTTVMRMMKYMPPSPGENEIGFFAHTDKPASTLICENQIPGLEIEVNDGQWIRLTNLSSSSFVFVVGDPLMAWSNGRLKSAKHRVVIRGDKDRFSIAAFVLPNKGTIIKTPKELMDEQHPRVFKDFDFMEFYSFAFSDPARSRDSGQVLYDFAALSPPVSI; encoded by the exons ATGAGTGCTGCTGCTAAGATTGAGTTCCCAGTCATTGAATTCCGTTCATCGGATTTGGAGCGAGGAACTAATGGGTGGCACCGATTGTGCAAGAAAGTTCGAGAGGCTTGTGAGACTTTCGGTTGTTTTGAGGTGGTGTATGACACGATATCGACGGAAGTTCGAGAGGAGATGTTTAGGTTGATGAAAGAACTGGTTGAGGTCCCAGTGGAGAGAAAACAAAAGAACGTTCTTCCCCCGCCTACCCATGGCTGGGTTGGACCAAGCAGTCACGTTTCTCCGTTGTATGAAGGCTTTGGACTTGGAGATGTCTCCAATTATGATTCTGTTAAAAACTTTGCTCAACTTATGTGGCCTGAAGGTCACCCACGCTTTTG TGATACTACACATACCATGGGAACACAATTGGAGGTGCTAAACAAGTTAATTTGGTTAATGCTAATTGATAGTTATGGATTAGGAGATGATTCACTGAAGATGAACTACACAACGGTTATGCGGATGATGAAATACATGCCCCCTTCACCAGGGGAGAATGAGATAGGATTCTTTGCTCATACTGATAAACCTGCTAGCACATTAATTTGTGAGAATCAAATTCCAGGGTTGGAAATTGAGGTCAATGATGGCCAATGGATCAGGCTGACTaatttatcttcttcttcttttgtctTCGTGGTTGGAGATCCTCTCATG GCATGGAGTAATGGGAGATTGAAATCAGCGAAGCACAGAGTAGTGATTAGAGGAGACAAAGATCGTTTTTCTATAGCAGCTTTTGTCTTACCAAATAAGGGTACCATAATCAAGACACCCAAGGAGCTTATGGATGAGCAACATCCTCGGGTTTTCAAGGACTTTGATTTCATGGAATTCTACTCTTTTGCCTTTTCCGACCCAGCAAGGAGCAGGGATAGTGGCCAGGTGCTCTATGATTTTGCTGCTCTCTCACCACCAGTTTCCATTTAA